GCCCGAAGGGATGCATGCCCACGCCCAGGACGACGACCTCACGCATGCGGAAGTCCTCAGCGCTCCAGCCAGGCGCGCGTGAGCCCGCCGCCGGCGAAGTTCAGGTATCCGCCCACGTTGGTCTCGAACCCCTTCAGCGCGTTCGTCCAACCGAGGCTGGTCTCCGGGATGTTCGTCCAGATCAGGGGTGCCTCGTCGATGACCGTCTGGAGCACCTGCGCGTAGATCTTCTTTCGCTCGCCGGGGTCCCGGGTCGTGGCCGCCAGCTCCAGCGACCGGTCGAGCGCCGGCGTCTTGAAGCCGGAGCGGTTGTTGCTCGCCTCCTCCGCGGAGTGGAACATCCGGCGGTAGAAGTCGTCCGGATCATACCGCGCGCTGTACCAGAGATAAAACAGGTTGAAGTCGCGCTTGTTCACGCGGGCCACCCACGTGGCGAGGTCGGTGACGTCCAGCTTCAGCGTGATGCCGATCTTCTTGAGCTGGGACTGCAGGACCTGCCCGCCCGCGACGAACTCCGCCCAGCCGGTCGACACGAGGATGGGCACCTCGAGCCCGCCGGCGAGGCCGGCCTCCGCCATCAGCTTGCGGGCCCGGGCAAGGTCGTGCTCGCGCTCCCGGACCTCGAGGTGCCAGGGCGAGTCCTTGGGGAAGGGCTGGTTCGTCGCCTGGGCATGGCCCCAGAGGTGCCCGTCGATCAGCGCCTTCTTGTCCACCGCGTGGGCGATGGCCTGCCGCACCCGCGGGTCGTCGAAGGGGGGCTTCCGCGTGTTGAAGACGATGTACGAGGGGAAGGAGCCGGGGCCCGTGTAGATTGTGATGTTCCTCGCGCCGCCACGGAGTCCGTCCACGTCCTTGAAGGGCACGTCCTGGATGACGTCGAGGTCGCCGGCGCGCAGACCCGCGAGACGCGTGTTGCCGTCGGCGATCGGACGGACGACCACCTCGTCGATGTGCGGCAGTCCCTTCTCACGGTAGCCCTTGAACCGCCGGAGGCGGACGTACTCGTTGGTCTTCCACTCGACCAGTTCCCAGGGGCCGGTCCCCACCGCCCGGCTCACGCCGCCTTCCGCCGGCAGCGTGCTGGCGGGGAGGATCGGCACGCGGACGGTGGCGACCTTCGTGAGGAACGGCGCGAAGGGTTGCTTGAGCACGATTCTCACGCGCTGGGGATCGACGGCGGTGATGCCCTGGACCAGGGCGAAGTCGCTCCGCTGGGCGGACGCGGTCCTGGGGTTCATGATCCGCTCCAGCGACGCCTTGACGTCCTCGGCGGTCAGGCGCTGGCCGTTGTGGAACTGCACCCCCGGCCGCAGGTTGAAGAGGTACTCGAGGCCGCTGCCGGAGACCTGCCACGACTCGGCCAGCGCGGGCTTCAGCTCGAAGTTCTTCCCGACGTCGGTGAGGCCGTCGAGGCAGAGCGTGAACAGGTTGAAGTTCGTGATCGAGCGGTACTTGTGCGGGTCGGGATCGTCGAGGGCCGTCGACAGGGCGACGCGCAGGGTCCCCCCCGCCTTCGGCGCCTGCTGGGCCGCCGCCGTTCCTCGCAGACCCGCGACCATCACCGCCGCCCCAGCCCCCCTCAGCACCTCTCGCCGACTGACCATGATCTCTCCTCCTTGTCCCGTCAGGCGCACGCCAGCCGCGCCCGCCTCCGGCACGCTTCACGCGACACGGACCCTCGGATCGAGTGCCGAGTACAGCACATCGACTGCGGTGTTGATCACGACGAAGAGCACGCCGACCACGAGCGTGACCCCCTGCACCACCGGGTAGTCCCGGGCGAAGATGGAGTGGACGACCAGCCAGCCGATCCCCGGCCAGCTGAAGACCTGCTCGACGACCACCGCGCCGCCCAGCAGGGTCCCGAACTGCAGCCCCACCACGGTGACAGTCGGGATGAGCGCGTTCTTGAGCGCGTGCTTCCAGACGACGCCGCGCTCGCTGAGGCCCTTGGCCCGGGCCGTCCGCACGTAGTCCTGCCCGATGGCCTCGAGGACCGACGAGCGCACCATGCGGGTGACGACGCCGGCCATCGCGAGCCCGAGCGTGAGGGCGGGCAGGACGAGGTACTGCAGGGCCTCTCCGGGATGCGTGATGAGGCTCGCGTACCCCTGGGAGGGGAGCCACCCGAGCCCGAGCGCGAAGCCGAGGACGAGGAGGATGCCGAGCCAGAAGTTCGGCACGGACACGCCCAGGAGAGCGATGACCATCGCGGCGTAGTCGGCGGCCGTATTGCGCCGGACGGCCGCCACGATGCCGAGCGGCAGCGCCACCGCCAGCGCCACCAGCGCGCTGGCGGTGGCCAGCAGCAGCGTCTTCGGCAGCTTGTCCGCGATGAGCGCCAGGACGCTCTCGCGGTTCCGCACCGAGCGGCCGAGGTCGCCGCGCCCCACCCGCCCGACCCACCGGAGGTACTGGTGCGGCAGGCTCAGGTCGAGGCCCAGCTCGTGGCGCAGCGCCTGGCGGGCCTCGGCGTCCACCTGATCGGAGCCCATCATGACGTCCACCGGGTCGCCGGGGATGAGGCGCAGCACTCCGAAGACGATGACGGACATGAGGAAGAGCACCGGGATCAGCACGAGGACGCGGCGCGCCAGGAACTCGATCATCGCCCGCCCCTGGCGGGCGCCAGCGCCATGGCGCCGCCCGCGCTGCGGCCCAGCTCGGAGCGCAGCCGCGGGTCGAGAGCATCGCGCAGCCCGTCGCCCATCAGGTTGAAGCCGAGGACGGCCAGGCAGATGGCGAGGCCGGGAAAGATCGCCACCAGCGGCGCCCGCTCGAGGAAGCCCCGCGCCTCGAAGAGCATGGTGCCCCAGCTCGGCGTCGGGGGCGGCATCCCGACCCCGATGAAGCTCAGGCTCGACTCGATGATGATGGCCTGCGCGAAGCTCGCGCTGGCCTGCACCAGGAGCGGCGCCCAGCAGTTGGGCAGGATCTCGCGGGTGAGGACGGCGAAGCCCGACTGGCCGAGCGCCTTCGCCGCGACCACGTACTCCTTCTCGCGCTCGGCGAGGGCGGCCGCCCGGGCGATGCGCGCGAAGATCGGCGCGTAGCGGACGCCGATGGCGATCATCACGTTGGTGATGTCCGGACCGAGCGCGGCGACGATGGCCAGCGCGAGCAGGATGGCGGGAAACGCCAGGATGGCGTCCATGATCCGCATCGCGACGTGGTCGAACATCCCCCCGAGGAAGGCGGCGGCCGCCCCGAGGGGGAGACCGAGGGCGAACCCGATGGCCACCGCCACCAGGCCGACCTGCACCGAGATGCGGGCGCCGTGGAGAATCCGGGCGAGCAGGTCGCGGCCGAACTGGTCCGTCCCGAGGGCGTGCTTGCCGCTCGGCGTCTGCAGCCGGGCGCCGAGGTCCATCGCCAGCGGGTCCTGGGTGCTCAGGACGGGCCCCACCGTGGCCGCCGACACCACCAGCAGCACGACGACCGCCCCGCCCAGGGCCAGGCGGTTGTGGGCGAACAGCCGCAGGGTCACGGGGCCTCGGGCAACTCGATCGTCATGTCGAGCAGCAGACAGCTGAGCGCCTTGCCGTGGATGTCGAGCATGAGTGTGCGGGTCACGCCGCCGCCGAGGGCGTCCTTCAGCAGGACGTTGAAGGCGCCGAGCGCAGGGGCGTCGTAGCGCACGACCTCGCCCCGCACGAGCGCGCTGCAGTGCGCCTTGATGCGCTCCGGCGTCAGGACGCGCGCCAGCAGCGGGTAGTGCTCGCGCTTCCAGGGGATGATCGAGACCATCGCGTCGCGCCCCTTGTCCCCCGAGCGGGCGTGAGCGATCTCGCGCAGGCGCACCGTGGCCATCGCCTGTCAGCTCTCCGTCCACGTCAATCGGGTCTCGACGCGCTCGCGCGGCACCAGCGACGAGTAGACGGCGACGACGGGCCGGACCACCTTGCGCGCACCACCCCCGCCCACGGGGCCCCACACGTACAGGCTCTCCACCTCGTCGCCCACCATGGCAGCGGCCGCCTCCGTCCGGGCGCGGCCGGCGACGCGCAGGCGCACCTCGTACGGGGCGGGCGCCCAGGCGGGGGTGGCCGGACCGTGGACGGCGTCGAGTCCGATGAGATCCACCCGGAGCTCCTCGAGCTCGGCCTTGCGCATCTCGAGCCGCTGCCGGACGACCTCGCCCGCCAGCCGGGCGCGGTCGACGGCCCCGCTGCCCGCGTAGGAGATCTCTCCCTCGCCGATGAAGCCCTCGTGCACGCCCACGCTCACCTTGAGCTCGGGCGGCCACGGCCGGGCCGTCACCCCGCTCACGCGGACCCGATCGCGCCCCGCCGCCTCGACGCGGGCCGCGCTGAAGTCGGCGACGCCGTCGGGCGTGATGTACGCCGCGGGATCATGCACCTCGTGGAGGATCTGCTCGAGCACGATGTCGGGGGTGACGAGGCCGCCCGTGCCCTCGAGCTTCGTGATCACGGCGGTGCCGTCCGGCGCCACCTCGGCCAGCGGGAACCCGGCCGCCGCGAGACCGGGGACCACCTTGTGCGGGGGATCGGCGTAGAAGCCGCCGGTGACGAGCGCGCCGCACTCGAGCAGGTGCCCCACGCCGATCCCGGCGCCGATCCGCGGCCAATCGTCGGCGGCCCACCCGTGCCCGTGGCGCAGGCAGGCGAGGTAGAGCGCCGGATCCGACACGCGCCCGCCGAGGACCACCTGGGCCCCGAGCCCGAGCGCCTGCACCAGCCCGTCGGCACCGATGTGGGCGTTCGCGGAGACGATCCGACCGGGGAGGGCACGGACCGGCAGGCCCGTCTCGGCCACCACCAGGTCCAGCGCGTCGAGCCGCGCCAGGAGATCGTCGCCCTCGAGGGCGGCGATGCGCACGCCCGTGAGGCCCTGCTCGCGCAGCACCGACGCGGCCCGGTCGGCGGCGCCCGCCGGATCGGCGGCGCCCATGTTGGAGACGATGCGCGCCCCGCGTGCCAGCGCGAGGGGCACGATCTGGCGGAAGCGTTCCTCCAGCCACGGGTCGAAGCCAGGCCCCTGGCGCAGGCGTCTGACCTGGGCGAGCGCCAGCGTCCGCTCGGCGAGGCACTCGAAGACCAGGTAGTCGAGGTCGCCACGCGCGGCCATGTCGACACCGGGATCGATCCGATCCTCGGAGTAGGCGGCGCCGGTGCCGATCCGAACGGGGCGAGTCGTCACGATCGCACGCAACACTGGATCAGGGCCTTGACGGTCACGGCGCCGTCGATCGCGAGCGCCTCGTCGACCAGGCGGCGGACCTGGGCGGCGGGGAGGGGGATCTCGGGGGTCAGGGCGGTCACGAGGGCCACCGCCTCGGCCCGGTCGAAGTGGAGCCCGGCGCCGGGCTCGGAGGCGGCCTCGAGCCGGCGGCCGTCGGTGGTCGTGACGACCACGCGCGCCGAGAGCGGCGTCCGGTCCGGCTCGCCGTGGAGCATCACGCGGCGGGCGAGGCCCTGCCGGGTCGGATCGCTCGTGTCGAGGAGATCACGCCACACGATCGTGCCCGCCTGGAGCGCGGTCGCCACGCAGTACTGCAGGCTCATCAGGGCCGCGCCGGGACCGCCGAAGGGGCCCGGGTTGTCCACGGCGGGGTAGCGCCGCTCGAAGTCGTTGATGGTGACCTCGACCCGCGCGATCGCCTCGGGCGCCAGCGGCTGGCGGGCGCGGATCTCGAGCGCGGTGCGCACGGGCACCTGGCTGATGCCGCTCACGGGGAGCCGCTTGAAGGTGTTCTCGAGGATCCGCCAGCGCCGGCCGAGGCCCAGTAGGGCGGCGTCGCCGCTGACCTCCCGGCCAGCGAATGCGCGATAGAACCCGCGCGGCCCCTCGAGCGCTGCGCTCGCTCCTGGCATCCCCTCGGCGGCCAGCTGGGCGGCCAGGAACCCGGTGCGCGAGGCGAGCCCCACCTGGATGTCCCACTCCGGCGTGCCCTCGAGCCAGGCCTGCGTGAGCCCGCCGGCCAGCGAGGCGCTGATCGCGATCGCATGCCCCAGGCGGTCGGCAGGCAGCCCGAGGATGCGCCCGACGGCCGCCGCCGCCCCGAACGGCCCGAAGATCCCGGTCGAGCGAAAGCCCCGCGGCGTGGTGTGCTCCGAGAACCCCTCGCCCACCGCCGCCATCACCTCGTAGCCCGCCACGACGCCCGCCACGAGATCCTCGCCGGAGGCCCCCGTCAGCTCGCTCGCCGCCAGGGCGGCCGGGATGATGACGGCGCCGAGGTGCGCGTTGGCGCCGGAATAGAAGTCGTCCTGCGTCCGGATGTGCATGAGGCAGGCGTTGGCGAAGCTCGCATCGGGCGCGGGCACGCGCCGGCCGTCGACGAGCAGGGTGGCGCCATCCGGGACCTCGGGCATCCGCCGCGCGAGGTCCATGGGCGGCAACGGCGGCCCCCACCCGGCCAGCGCGACCGCGAGGTCGTGCAGGACGACGAGTCGCGCGCGCTCGAGGACCGCCGGCGGGAGGTCGCGGGCCCGCACGGACGCGGCGAAGGCACCCAGCGCGGCGCTCAGCGAGGGGCGGGAGGCGCTCACCACGCTGCCTCGTAGACGGCCTCGATCTCGGCCGGGCTCTCGACCCGCCGCGGGTTGTAGTAGACGTCGCGATCGAGGAAGGCGTGCTCGGCCAGCGCCCGGAGGTCCTCGCGCGGCACCCCGAGATCCCGCAGCCGCCGCGGCGCGCTCACGCGGTCGGCGAGGTCGCGCACCGCGGCGATCGCCGCCGCCGGGGCGCCCTCACGCCCGAAGGCGCGCGCCACCCGGGTGAGCGGGTCGCCCGCCGCGGGGCGGTTGAACTCCATGGCGTGCGGGAGCATCACCGCGTTGGCGAAGCCGTGGGGGATCCCGTAGCGGGCGCCGAGCACGTGGCACATGGCGTGGTGCACGCACACCTTGGCGTTCGTCAGCGCGAGCCCCGCCATGGCCGAGGCGATCAGCAGCCGGCCCCGCGCCTCGAGGTCTCCGGGAGCGGCCACCGCGCGCGGGAGCCACTCCGCGACCAGCGCGATCGCGCCCAGCGCGAGGGCGTCGGCGATCGGCTGCGCGTAGCGCGAGTAGAGCGCCTCGACGCCGTGGGCGAGGCAATTCAGGGCGGAACCGGCCAGCAAGTCCGGCGGGAAGCCGAGCGCGAGCCGCGGGGCGAGCACGGCGACGCGCGGCGCGAGCTGGGGCGCCGAGAAGACGTACTTGCTGTGGCGCTCGTGGCCCCGGATGCCGCCGCCCGCATTGACCTCCGCCCCCGAGAAGGTCGTGGGGAGGGCGACGTGCGGGAGCATCGGTCGCGTGAAGGTCTTGTAGACGATGGTGTCGGGGGGCGTGAAGCGGATGCGATGCTCCTCGAGCGTCCCGCCCTCGGCGTGCAGCAGCACGATCGCCTTCGCGGTGTCGATCGCGCTCCCACCCCCGAGCGAGACGACGGCGTCGGGTGCCGCCGCCCGCAGCCGGGCCACCCCCGCGTCGACCACCTCGACGGAGGAATGAGGCACCACCTCGTCGAAGACGTCGACGAGCCGTGAGCCGAGGGCCGCGCGGGTCAGCTCGAACGCCTCCGACTTGCGCACGGTGGTCCCGCAGACGAGGAAGAGCCGCCGGGCCCCGAGGGCGTCGAGCTCGGCCCCGAGCGGCTCGAGCCCCGCGGGCGCGAAGACGACCTTGCTCGGCGTGAAGTGCTGGAAGGCGCGCGTCATGGGCCGGCTCCGGGGACGACCCGGGCGCCCAGGAGCTTCCGCAGCTCCTGGCGCAGCACCTTGCCGTAGGGGTTCTTCGGGAGCTCGGGAAGGAACGTGATCGCCTTGGGCCGCCGGAACCCCAGCGCGGGCTTGCAGAACTCCAGCAGCTCGGCCTCGGTGGCCGTCGCGCCCGGGCGCAGCGCCACGCAGGCGTGGACGGCCTCGCCCCAGGTGCCGTCCGGCACGCCGATCACGGCCGCCTCGGAGACGGCCGCGTGGTGGTGGAGCACTTCCTCCACCTCGCGCGGGGCGATGTTGAAGCCGCCGCTGATGATCATCTCGTCGCGGCGGCCGAGCAGGTAGATGTAGCCGCGCTCGTCGACGGTCGCCATGTCGCGGGTGTGGACGGCTCCGTCGCGCAGCACCTCGAGCGTGAGCTCGGGCCGGCGCCAGTACCCGGCCATCACGTGCTCGCTTCGGACCACGACCTCCCCCGGCTCGCCGGGCGCCACGGCCTCGCCGTTCGCGGCGAGCACCTGCACATCGACGGAGAGGAACGGGCGGCCGGCGGAGGCCAGGCGGCGCACCTCGTCGGCCGTCCCCTGCGGCCGATGGTCCTGCGGGGGCAGCACGGTGATCGTCACCGGCGCCTCTGCCTGACCGTAGATCTGCACGAAGACCGGGCCGAAGCGGTCCATCGCCTCCCGGAGCTTCTCCACCGGCATGGGCGAGGCGCCGTACATGATGGCGCGCACCGCGCCGAGCTCGCGCGCGCCGGCCCGCGTCCCCTCGAGGAGCTTGATCAGCATCGTGGGGATGAGCTTGACGAAGGTGATGCGCTCGCGGGCGCAGGTCCCGACCACCTCCTCCGGATCGAAGCGGTCGAGGATCACCGAGCAGGCCCCGCGCATGAACGCCGGCAGCATGAAGAAGCCGCTGCCGTGGCTCAGCGGCTGCAGGAGGAGGACGCGGTCCTGGCGGTCGATCGTGAAGCCGTCGAGGAGGAGGTTCGTGGCGACCCGGGCGATGACCCGATGGGTGTGCATGACGCCCTTCGGCTTGCCCGTGGTCCCCGAGGTGTAGAAGAGCGAGTGGAGGTCCCCCGGGGCGTTGGCGACGGTGGGAGCCGCGGCCTGCTGGGCGGCGAGCCAGCGCTCGTACCCGTCTCCCCCGCCCACAGGGATCCAGTGGCGGATCGCGGGGAACTCCCCGCGGAGGACCTCGGCGGCGTCGGCAAAGTCCGCACTGTGGACGACGGCACGGACGTCGGCGTCCTCCAGCGTGACGCGTTGGTCACCGGCCGCGAGCCGCGCGTTCAGCGCCACCCTGACGAAGCCCCCCTTGGCCAGGCCGAAGTCGACCTCCATGTACTCCGCGCAGTTCTTGAGCAGGAGCGCCACGCGGTCCCCCCGGCGCAGGCCGAGCGCCGCCAGGCCGTTGGCGACGCGATTCGCGCGTGCGTCCACTTCCCCGAGCGTCCGTCGTACCGGCCCGCACACCACCGCCTCGCGCTCCGGATACAGCCGGGCCGCGCGCGCTACGAGCCGGCCGACGTCCATCGCTCCGGCTCCGCGGCCTTGCCGTTCCGAGTGGGTCTGGTGGACCAGAAGGACAGGGGCACGCGCGGCACCTCCCGCTTGAGGATCTCCACGCAGCGCGCCTGCTCGCGTCCGACGAGGCGGGTGTCGGGGGACAGGACGCTGACGGCGGCGACGACGTGCTCCTCGGCATCCAGCACCGGCACCGAGATCGCGGAGGCCCCGATGACGCGCTCGCCGGACGAGAACGCGTATCCGAGACGGCGCACGTGCGCCAGCTCCGCCTCCAGCCGGTCGAGGCTCGTGATGCTCCGCTCGGTGATCCTGACCAGCCCGAGCTGGCGCAGCAACCCCTTCCGCTCGTCGTGGGGGAGGAACGCCAGCAACACCTTGCCGGCGGACCCGATGTGCAGGGGGACGCGCTGCCCGACACCGGCCCGGTAGGCGATGGGCTGCGGGCTCTCGAGCTCGTCGACGCACACGCGGTCGGTCCCCACCCGCACGTGCACCGTCACCGTCTCGCCGGTGGCCGCGCGGATGCGCTCGAGGGCGCCACGCAGGAACCCGACCAGGCGACGATGGCCCCCCAGCTGGCGGGCGGCGAGCCGGAGGACGGCCGGCCCGAGGAGATAGCGGTCACGCTCGTCGCGCTCCACGAGCCCCGCGTCCATGAGCGAGGCGAGGAGCCGGGTGACCGTCGCCTTGTGCAGGTCGAGGCGCTCGGCGAGGTCCACCAGGCGCAGATCCTCGGCGCCGAGGGCCGTCAGGATGCTGACGGCGCGCGCCACCGCCCGCACCGGCGGCATCGCGGTCCTGGTCTGTCGTCGCTTCGGGGTCAGTTTCATCCAGTGAAACCATGTTTCAAGGTCCCGCCTACGCTATGCGCGGCCGCCGGGCTTGTCAAGGCCCCCCGCGCTCCCAGGGTCCGCAGACGGGGCCCCCGACTTCGGGCTTGACGGCCTCGCGGCCGCCGGTGTATCAGGGGCCATGCCCCGCGGCCTTCCCGCGCGCTCCGAATTCCCGAGAGGAGAAGAGCCATGCGCCAGCCCTCGACGCTCGCGCGGGTAGCGCTCGCCGCCGCGCTGATCGCCGCCGTCCTCCTGCCGGCGCCGGCCCCGGCGCGCGCGCAGGAGAAGACCTTCTCGCTCAAGTTCTCCTCCTGGGTCCCGCCGGCGCACGGCATGCACCCGACCATCAAGGAGTGGGGCGAGTCGATCTCCCGGGCCACCAACGGCACGGTCAAGGTCACGCTCTACCCGGCGCAGCAGCTCGGCAAGGCCGACGACCACTACGACATGGCCCGCGACGGCATCGCGGAGCTGACCTACATCGCGCTGGGCTATCAGGCCGGCCGGCTGCCCATGGGCGAGGGGATCAACCTGCCCTTCCTCATGACCAACGCCGACGGCGGCTCCCGGGCGGTGGACGAGTGGTACCGCAAGTACCACGTCAAGGAGATGACCGACGTGAAGATGTGCCTGGCCTTCGTCCACGACCCGGGCGCGCTGCACGCGAAGAAGAAGATCACCCGGCCCGAGGACATCAAGGGCATGAAGATCCGCTCGGCCCACGGCACCATGGCCGACTTCGTCACCTCGCTGGGCGGCACCAACGTGCGGGTGTCGGCGCCGGAGGCCCGCCAGGCCCTGGAGTCGGGCGTCGCCGACGCCATCACCTTCCCCTGGAAGTCGATCCTCCTCTTCGGCATCGACAAGGTCGTCTCCTACCACATGGACCTGCCCTTCTACGTGGCGAGCTTCGCCTGGCTCATGAACAAGGCGACGTACGAGCAGATGTCGCCGGCGCAGAAGCGGGCCATCGACGCGCATTGCTCCACCGAGTGGGCGAGCAAGGTGGGCAAGGCCTGGGGCGACTACGAGGCAGCGGGACGCGCGGAGATGCGCGCGCT
The sequence above is a segment of the Candidatus Rokuibacteriota bacterium genome. Coding sequences within it:
- a CDS encoding ABC transporter permease; this encodes MIEFLARRVLVLIPVLFLMSVIVFGVLRLIPGDPVDVMMGSDQVDAEARQALRHELGLDLSLPHQYLRWVGRVGRGDLGRSVRNRESVLALIADKLPKTLLLATASALVALAVALPLGIVAAVRRNTAADYAAMVIALLGVSVPNFWLGILLVLGFALGLGWLPSQGYASLITHPGEALQYLVLPALTLGLAMAGVVTRMVRSSVLEAIGQDYVRTARAKGLSERGVVWKHALKNALIPTVTVVGLQFGTLLGGAVVVEQVFSWPGIGWLVVHSIFARDYPVVQGVTLVVGVLFVVINTAVDVLYSALDPRVRVA
- a CDS encoding ABC transporter permease, with amino-acid sequence MTLRLFAHNRLALGGAVVVLLVVSAATVGPVLSTQDPLAMDLGARLQTPSGKHALGTDQFGRDLLARILHGARISVQVGLVAVAIGFALGLPLGAAAAFLGGMFDHVAMRIMDAILAFPAILLALAIVAALGPDITNVMIAIGVRYAPIFARIARAAALAEREKEYVVAAKALGQSGFAVLTREILPNCWAPLLVQASASFAQAIIIESSLSFIGVGMPPPTPSWGTMLFEARGFLERAPLVAIFPGLAICLAVLGFNLMGDGLRDALDPRLRSELGRSAGGAMALAPARGGR
- a CDS encoding DUF1446 domain-containing protein; translated protein: MTTRPVRIGTGAAYSEDRIDPGVDMAARGDLDYLVFECLAERTLALAQVRRLRQGPGFDPWLEERFRQIVPLALARGARIVSNMGAADPAGAADRAASVLREQGLTGVRIAALEGDDLLARLDALDLVVAETGLPVRALPGRIVSANAHIGADGLVQALGLGAQVVLGGRVSDPALYLACLRHGHGWAADDWPRIGAGIGVGHLLECGALVTGGFYADPPHKVVPGLAAAGFPLAEVAPDGTAVITKLEGTGGLVTPDIVLEQILHEVHDPAAYITPDGVADFSAARVEAAGRDRVRVSGVTARPWPPELKVSVGVHEGFIGEGEISYAGSGAVDRARLAGEVVRQRLEMRKAELEELRVDLIGLDAVHGPATPAWAPAPYEVRLRVAGRARTEAAAAMVGDEVESLYVWGPVGGGGARKVVRPVVAVYSSLVPRERVETRLTWTES
- a CDS encoding MmgE/PrpD family protein, whose amino-acid sequence is MSASRPSLSAALGAFAASVRARDLPPAVLERARLVVLHDLAVALAGWGPPLPPMDLARRMPEVPDGATLLVDGRRVPAPDASFANACLMHIRTQDDFYSGANAHLGAVIIPAALAASELTGASGEDLVAGVVAGYEVMAAVGEGFSEHTTPRGFRSTGIFGPFGAAAAVGRILGLPADRLGHAIAISASLAGGLTQAWLEGTPEWDIQVGLASRTGFLAAQLAAEGMPGASAALEGPRGFYRAFAGREVSGDAALLGLGRRWRILENTFKRLPVSGISQVPVRTALEIRARQPLAPEAIARVEVTINDFERRYPAVDNPGPFGGPGAALMSLQYCVATALQAGTIVWRDLLDTSDPTRQGLARRVMLHGEPDRTPLSARVVVTTTDGRRLEAASEPGAGLHFDRAEAVALVTALTPEIPLPAAQVRRLVDEALAIDGAVTVKALIQCCVRS
- a CDS encoding iron-containing alcohol dehydrogenase; amino-acid sequence: MTRAFQHFTPSKVVFAPAGLEPLGAELDALGARRLFLVCGTTVRKSEAFELTRAALGSRLVDVFDEVVPHSSVEVVDAGVARLRAAAPDAVVSLGGGSAIDTAKAIVLLHAEGGTLEEHRIRFTPPDTIVYKTFTRPMLPHVALPTTFSGAEVNAGGGIRGHERHSKYVFSAPQLAPRVAVLAPRLALGFPPDLLAGSALNCLAHGVEALYSRYAQPIADALALGAIALVAEWLPRAVAAPGDLEARGRLLIASAMAGLALTNAKVCVHHAMCHVLGARYGIPHGFANAVMLPHAMEFNRPAAGDPLTRVARAFGREGAPAAAIAAVRDLADRVSAPRRLRDLGVPREDLRALAEHAFLDRDVYYNPRRVESPAEIEAVYEAAW
- a CDS encoding AMP-binding protein → MDVGRLVARAARLYPEREAVVCGPVRRTLGEVDARANRVANGLAALGLRRGDRVALLLKNCAEYMEVDFGLAKGGFVRVALNARLAAGDQRVTLEDADVRAVVHSADFADAAEVLRGEFPAIRHWIPVGGGDGYERWLAAQQAAAPTVANAPGDLHSLFYTSGTTGKPKGVMHTHRVIARVATNLLLDGFTIDRQDRVLLLQPLSHGSGFFMLPAFMRGACSVILDRFDPEEVVGTCARERITFVKLIPTMLIKLLEGTRAGARELGAVRAIMYGASPMPVEKLREAMDRFGPVFVQIYGQAEAPVTITVLPPQDHRPQGTADEVRRLASAGRPFLSVDVQVLAANGEAVAPGEPGEVVVRSEHVMAGYWRRPELTLEVLRDGAVHTRDMATVDERGYIYLLGRRDEMIISGGFNIAPREVEEVLHHHAAVSEAAVIGVPDGTWGEAVHACVALRPGATATEAELLEFCKPALGFRRPKAITFLPELPKNPYGKVLRQELRKLLGARVVPGAGP
- a CDS encoding IclR family transcriptional regulator, producing MPPVRAVARAVSILTALGAEDLRLVDLAERLDLHKATVTRLLASLMDAGLVERDERDRYLLGPAVLRLAARQLGGHRRLVGFLRGALERIRAATGETVTVHVRVGTDRVCVDELESPQPIAYRAGVGQRVPLHIGSAGKVLLAFLPHDERKGLLRQLGLVRITERSITSLDRLEAELAHVRRLGYAFSSGERVIGASAISVPVLDAEEHVVAAVSVLSPDTRLVGREQARCVEILKREVPRVPLSFWSTRPTRNGKAAEPERWTSAGS
- a CDS encoding TRAP transporter substrate-binding protein encodes the protein MRQPSTLARVALAAALIAAVLLPAPAPARAQEKTFSLKFSSWVPPAHGMHPTIKEWGESISRATNGTVKVTLYPAQQLGKADDHYDMARDGIAELTYIALGYQAGRLPMGEGINLPFLMTNADGGSRAVDEWYRKYHVKEMTDVKMCLAFVHDPGALHAKKKITRPEDIKGMKIRSAHGTMADFVTSLGGTNVRVSAPEARQALESGVADAITFPWKSILLFGIDKVVSYHMDLPFYVASFAWLMNKATYEQMSPAQKRAIDAHCSTEWASKVGKAWGDYEAAGRAEMRALAGHTVYTLTPAEVAAWRRAAEPVNKKWAAAAAKTGFNPDQALSELRALLKKYNADFR